The following are encoded in a window of Panicum virgatum strain AP13 chromosome 5N, P.virgatum_v5, whole genome shotgun sequence genomic DNA:
- the LOC120672624 gene encoding transcription factor WRKY19-like translates to MQAQSRLGVSGGGMSSASDAELEAVIRELTRGRQLTARLRAEALRVLRGQGQAEATAALILQEVSRAFTVCLNIMGSPAGAPPPPEMPGLAAAAAAPPFLLAPPRRNREDSIPRVQTVTPSPHYDGYQWRKYGQKRITKTHYPRCYYRCSFHRERGCRATKQVQQCSGGDQPQYLVIYFYDHTCDTAAWEPEAPANRPAATVRRLDLPGAALLDERGVQEEQVLVSTLACVLGGQQQFHQAPPAPDAAATSAAIAVNEDPAPVVDAAAGMPRLDVDGVGLDVMDYEDVAGELCFGDGDSYGLPGSGGGGGLPF, encoded by the exons ATGCAGGCGCAGTCCCGCCTCggcgtgagcggcggcggcatgtcGTCGGCGTCGGATGCCGAGCTCGAGGCGGTGATCCGCGAGCTGACGCGCGGGCGGCAGCTGACGGCGCGGCTGCGGGCGGAGGCCCTGCGCGTGCTGCGCGGGCAGGGCCAGGCCGAGGCCACCGCCGCATTAATCCTGCAGGAGGTGTCCCGCGCCTTCACCGTCTGCCTCAACATCATGGGCTcgcccgccggcgccccgcccccgccggaaATGCCCGggctggccgcggccgcggccgcgccgcctttCCTGCtggccccgccgcgccggaaCCGGGAGGACAGCATCCCCAGAGT GCAGACGGTGACACCCTCGCCGCACTACGACGGGTACCAGTGGCGGAAGTACGGCCAGAAGAGGATCACCAAGACACACTACCCAAG GTGCTACTACAGGTGCAGCTTCCACCGCGAGCGCGGCTGCCGGGCCACCAAGCAGGTGCAGCagtgcagcggcggcgaccagcCCCAGTACCTCGTCATCTACTTCTACGACCACACCTGCGACACGGCGGCCTGGGAGCCCGAGGCGCCGGCgaaccggccggcggcgacggtgcgGCGGCTCGACCTGCCCGGGGCCGCCCTGCTGGACGAACGCGGCGTCCAGGAGGAGCAGGTGCTCGTCTCGACGCTCGCGTGCGTGCTGGGGGGCCAGCAGCAGTTCCACCAGGCTCCCCCTGCTCCTGATGCGGcggccaccagcgccgccatcgccgtcaACGAGGACCCTGCGCCGGTCGTTGACGCGGCTGCGGGGATGCCGCGGCTTGACGTGGACGGGGTGGGGCTGGATGTCATGGACTACGAGGACGTGGCGGGCGAGCTGTGCTTCGGCGATGGCGATTCCTACGGCCTacctggcagcggcggcggcggcggcttgccgtTTTga
- the LOC120672625 gene encoding probable WRKY transcription factor 70 yields the protein MTLDTPAAVVLELMTMGQQSAAHLGDLLRAASPASPPQELAAEILRCCGRVIDMIRATSAGRKRKAAEYQAPALGAWSPPPPPGPPPKRRGRGAEAVKEVVTSCTTVDGFIWRKYGQKDINGHKHPRLYYRCAHRQQGCNATRRVQRTRDQPAAYEIAYYGEHTCRGAAACQQHGAAPPPAVVDFGSNSLGSDDAGRGSPAASMSQGQQGGWSPPSVSASPSSEVELELEGAHAHEWEWHDPATIDELIGATPYYGSDPVTEFLDGCLGWEAVLNENDPLDLPGLHHFAMFQ from the exons ATGACGCTGGACACCCCGGCCGCCGTGGTGCTGGAGCTCATGACCATGGGGCAGCAGTCCGCGGCGCACCTCGGGGACCTGCTCCGGGCCGCGTCCCCGGCGTCGCCGCCCCAGGAGCTCGCCGCCGAGATCCTCCGCTGCTGCGGCCGCGTCATCGACATGATCAGGGCCACCAGCGCCGGCCGCAAGAGGAAGGCGGCCGAGTACCAAGCGCCGGCGCTAGGAGCCtggtctcctcctcctcctccggggcCGCCGCCCAAAAGAAG ggggcgcggcgcggaggccgTCAAGGAGGTGGTGACAAGCTGCACGACGGTGGACGGCTTCATCTGGAGGAAGTACGGGCAGAAGGACATCAACGGCCACAAGCACCCGAGGCTCTACTACCGCTGTGCGCACCGGCAGCAGGGCTGCAACGCCACCCGGCGGGTGCAGCGGACGCGGGACCAGCCCGCGGCGTACGAGATCGCCTACTACGGGGAGCACACGtgccggggcgccgccgcgtgccaGCAGCACGGagcggccccgccgcccgccgtcgtcgACTTCGGCTCCAACTCCTTGGGGTCCGACGACGCGGgcaggggctcgccggcggcgtccaTGTCGCAGGGGCAACAGGGAGGCTGGTCGCCGCCGTCGGTctcggcgtcgccgtcgtcggaggtggagctcgagctcgagggCGCCCACGCGCACGAGTGGGAGTGGCACGACCCGGCGACGATCGACGAGCTGATCGGCGCGACTCCTTACTACGGTTCGGATCCGGTGACGGAGTTCCTGGACGGGTGCCTCGGCTGGGAGGCCGTCCTCAACGAGAACGACCCCCTCGACCTCCCTGGTCTCCATCACTTTGCTATGTTTCAGTAG
- the LOC120672623 gene encoding protein FATTY ACID EXPORT 3, chloroplastic-like, whose amino-acid sequence MAASLLHAAAPLRSPSQAGAAAFHPLASAPASLRLARSSSSSRRRLQASLRALSAGHRFDGRGAPRGRRVVAAFAGEETEGSEAGDDKDNSKGEIKPEEAQESWKVMLEQFKAEALRMQALSIQAYDVYSKRTREVLLEAADKLKIQADKAQKDLSVIATEVGQEGQEYLTMAAQNSPDSIKDITTTFRALGKLNWPSEYEDYHVGIPFGTFLTVGGFLNFMLTGSTSAIRFGIVLGCALLALGISSLRSQREGGRRPRLLLKGQAAIASIIFFREFSVLLKSCWFPKLFMVLLSGVVAAFYFYRMATGAPKDLSSKNDSAN is encoded by the exons ATGGCCGCTTCtctcctccacgccgccgccccgctgcggAGCCCCAGCCAGGCGGGCGCGGCCGCCTTCCACCCGCTCGCCTCCGCCCCGGCGTCCCTGCGCCTCGCGcgctcctcgtcctcgtcccgccgccgcctccaggccTCGCTCCGGGCGCTCTCGGCCGGCCACCGCTTCGACGGGAGGGGCGCGCCCCGGGgccgccgcgtcgtcgccgccttCGCGGGGGAGGAAACC GAGGGTTCAGAggcaggcgatgacaaggataaCAGCAAGGGCGAAATAAAGCCCGAAGAGGCTCAGGAATCTTGGAAGGTAATGCTGGAGCAGTTCAAGGCCGAGGCCCTACGAATGCAGGCGCTCTCAATCCAGGCCTATGATGTCTACTCCAAGAGGACAAGGGAGGTGCTGTTGGAGGCCGCTGATAAGCTGAAGATACAGGCAGACAAAGCGCAGAAGGACCTGAGCGTGATAGCTACTGAGGTTGGTCAGGAGGGACAAGAGTATCTAACGATGGCAGCCCAGAACTCCCCAGACTCGATCAAGGATATCACAACGACGTTCAGGGCTCTTGGAAAGTTGAATTGGCCATCAGAGTATGAGGATTATCATGTGGGCATTCCCTTCG GTACCTTTCTCACTGTAGGGGGTTTCCTCAACTTCATGTTGACTGGAAGTACCTCTGCAATTCGTTTTGGAATTGTTCTTGGCTGTGCATTGTTGGCTCTGGGTATCTCAAGCTTAAGATCACAAAGAGAAGGAGGACGTCGGCCTCGTCTTCTGTTGAAAGGGCAAGCTG CGATTGCTAGTATCATCTTCTTCAGGGAGTTTTCAGTTCTACTCAAG AGTTGCTGGTTCCCGAAACTTTTCATGGTCCTCCTCAG TGGGGTGGTGGCAGCCTTTTACTTTTACCGCATGGCGACCGGTGCTCCCAAAGATCTAAGCAGCAAGAATGATTCTGCGAACTAA
- the LOC120674304 gene encoding aminoacyl tRNA synthase complex-interacting multifunctional protein 1-like isoform X2 produces MAAAAAAAADLTGTKRVMAYALCKHLNVDPSTVSSIEESDIASLFSHIVKSSQDEVMKWVKFSSDFAGSDGKQQALLDNLNQDLSQKSVVLGDGLKPSVADIVVFATVQAFVTRVSDSELQKFPHVLRWMDYIQNIVDFGTTTQKINVAKSVFAPPSHLKKADKGDTESSSKKAISGQKIADKSNGSADSKKKPAGETKAPEKETTAAKDNKTSGEKKKDNSAGKTAEKTSEKAPEKTADKDSECNISILNIQVGLIRKAWKHPSADSLLVEEIDLGDGNVRQVVSGLAKYCSPDDLTNRHVVLITNVKPGKLRDVMSAGLVLCASTEDHTAVEPLIPPEGAKIGERISFAGFDGKPEDVLNPKKKQLDKITPHLRTDENGIATFKGIPFTTSAGPCRSSIRNGNVK; encoded by the exons atggcggcggcggcggcggcggcggcggacctcaCGGGGACCAAGCGGGTCATGGCCTACGCGCTATGCAAGCACCTCAACGTAGATCCC AGCACTGTATCAAGTATTGAAGAGAGTGATATTGCAAGCCTGTTTTCACATATTGTGAAATCATCTCAGGATGAG GTGATGAAGTGGGTAAAATTTTCCAGTGATTTTGCTGGGAGCGATGGAAAACAGCAAGCGTTGCTTGATAATCTGAATCAGGATTTGTCCCAAAAATCTGTAGTGCTTGGTGATGGTCTTAAACCATCAGTTGCTGATATTGTGGTGTTTGCTACTGTTCAAGCTTTCGTG ACTCGTGTCAGCGACAGCGAGTTACAGAAATTTCCTCATGTATTGCGGTGGATGGACTACATTCAG AACATTGTTGATTTTGGTACAACTACACAAAAGATAAATGTGGCCAAATCTGTCTTTGCTCCACCTTCT CATCTGAAGAAAGCTGATAAAGGAGACACTGAATCAAGTTCAAAGAAAGCCATTTCCGGACAGAAGATTGCTGACAAGTCAAATGGAAGTGCTGACTCCAAGAAGAAACCTGCAGGGGAG ACTAAGGCTCCTGAAAAGGAAACTACTGCTGCGAAAGACAATAAAACCTCTggtgagaagaagaaagataattCTGCAGGAAAAACAGCGGAGAAAACTTCAGAGAAAGCTCCGGAGAAAACTGCAGACAAGGATTCTGAGTGCAATATCAGTATCCTGAATATACAGGTTGGCCTTATCCGTAAAGCATGGAAGCATCCATCTGCTGACAG TCTTTTGGTTGAGGAGATAGATTTGGGAGATGGTAATGTGCGTCAAGTTGTTAGTGGTCTTGCAAAGTACTGCAGCCCGGATGATCTTACT AATCGGCATGTTGTCTTGATCACGAATGTGAAGCCTGGGAAGCTGAGGGATGTCATGTCTGCTGGATTG GTCTTGTGCGCTTCAACTGAAGATCATACGGCTGTCGAGCCTTTGATTCCTCCAGAAGGAGCCAAGATTGGAGAACGCATTTCCTTTGCTGG GTTCGATGGGAAGCCTGAAGATGTTCTAAATCCAAAGAAAAAGCAGCTGGACAAGATTACCCCG CATCTTCGTACCGACGAAAATGGAATTGCAACATTCAAAGGGATACCCTTTACTACATCAGCTGGTCCATGCAGGTCTTCGATTCGCAACGGGAATGTTAAGTGA
- the LOC120674304 gene encoding aminoacyl tRNA synthase complex-interacting multifunctional protein 1-like isoform X1: MAAAAAAAADLTGTKRVMAYALCKHLNVDPSTVSSIEESDIASLFSHIVKSSQDEVMKWVKFSSDFAGSDGKQQALLDNLNQDLSQKSVVLGDGLKPSVADIVVFATVQAFVLPYLFQTRVSDSELQKFPHVLRWMDYIQNIVDFGTTTQKINVAKSVFAPPSHLKKADKGDTESSSKKAISGQKIADKSNGSADSKKKPAGETKAPEKETTAAKDNKTSGEKKKDNSAGKTAEKTSEKAPEKTADKDSECNISILNIQVGLIRKAWKHPSADSLLVEEIDLGDGNVRQVVSGLAKYCSPDDLTNRHVVLITNVKPGKLRDVMSAGLVLCASTEDHTAVEPLIPPEGAKIGERISFAGFDGKPEDVLNPKKKQLDKITPHLRTDENGIATFKGIPFTTSAGPCRSSIRNGNVK, encoded by the exons atggcggcggcggcggcggcggcggcggacctcaCGGGGACCAAGCGGGTCATGGCCTACGCGCTATGCAAGCACCTCAACGTAGATCCC AGCACTGTATCAAGTATTGAAGAGAGTGATATTGCAAGCCTGTTTTCACATATTGTGAAATCATCTCAGGATGAG GTGATGAAGTGGGTAAAATTTTCCAGTGATTTTGCTGGGAGCGATGGAAAACAGCAAGCGTTGCTTGATAATCTGAATCAGGATTTGTCCCAAAAATCTGTAGTGCTTGGTGATGGTCTTAAACCATCAGTTGCTGATATTGTGGTGTTTGCTACTGTTCAAGCTTTCGTG TTGCCCTACTTGTTTCAGACTCGTGTCAGCGACAGCGAGTTACAGAAATTTCCTCATGTATTGCGGTGGATGGACTACATTCAG AACATTGTTGATTTTGGTACAACTACACAAAAGATAAATGTGGCCAAATCTGTCTTTGCTCCACCTTCT CATCTGAAGAAAGCTGATAAAGGAGACACTGAATCAAGTTCAAAGAAAGCCATTTCCGGACAGAAGATTGCTGACAAGTCAAATGGAAGTGCTGACTCCAAGAAGAAACCTGCAGGGGAG ACTAAGGCTCCTGAAAAGGAAACTACTGCTGCGAAAGACAATAAAACCTCTggtgagaagaagaaagataattCTGCAGGAAAAACAGCGGAGAAAACTTCAGAGAAAGCTCCGGAGAAAACTGCAGACAAGGATTCTGAGTGCAATATCAGTATCCTGAATATACAGGTTGGCCTTATCCGTAAAGCATGGAAGCATCCATCTGCTGACAG TCTTTTGGTTGAGGAGATAGATTTGGGAGATGGTAATGTGCGTCAAGTTGTTAGTGGTCTTGCAAAGTACTGCAGCCCGGATGATCTTACT AATCGGCATGTTGTCTTGATCACGAATGTGAAGCCTGGGAAGCTGAGGGATGTCATGTCTGCTGGATTG GTCTTGTGCGCTTCAACTGAAGATCATACGGCTGTCGAGCCTTTGATTCCTCCAGAAGGAGCCAAGATTGGAGAACGCATTTCCTTTGCTGG GTTCGATGGGAAGCCTGAAGATGTTCTAAATCCAAAGAAAAAGCAGCTGGACAAGATTACCCCG CATCTTCGTACCGACGAAAATGGAATTGCAACATTCAAAGGGATACCCTTTACTACATCAGCTGGTCCATGCAGGTCTTCGATTCGCAACGGGAATGTTAAGTGA